In Populus trichocarpa isolate Nisqually-1 chromosome 16, P.trichocarpa_v4.1, whole genome shotgun sequence, a genomic segment contains:
- the LOC7465304 gene encoding uncharacterized protein LOC7465304 has product MELKSSISTVFLLFLLLVTPHISRGGSEVADSEVYEIDYRGPETHSSVMPPPGHFHGRPWIHQDTVKTSHKPQGFRGGNNGEQAKKIHG; this is encoded by the exons ATGGAGCTTAAGTCTAGCATCTCCACGGTCTTTCTTCTGTTCCTCCTCCTTGTCACACCTCACATTTCTAGAG GAGGATCTGAAGTGGCAGATTCAGAggtttatgaaattgattataGAGGACCAGAGACTCACTCGTCAGTTATGCCTCCTCCTGGCCATTTTCATGGCAGGCCTTGGATTCATCAAGATACTGTCAAGACATCTCATAAACCCCAAGGTTTCAGAGGTGGTAACAACGGAGAACAA gctaaaaaaattcatggatGA